The Theobroma cacao cultivar B97-61/B2 chromosome 2, Criollo_cocoa_genome_V2, whole genome shotgun sequence genome includes the window CAGTTCAAAGCTCCCTCTCTTTCTGCTTTTGTTACTAAAGGTTGGTGGTACTGGTACTAGTACTAGAATTGTATTACACCTTTTAGTGacgaatatatatatatatatatatatatagctagATTATGTGCAAGGAGTAAAGGCTAACTTAGacatatttaacttaatttagaTTATTAGcatgtttttttaaataattataggTATTAGATTTCTATTTGTAACTGATTTCGggtttctttaaaatatttaatttgataaaaaatttgcaTATTCGAGTATTCAAAATTAACTTATGTCCGATTTATTATCATATGGTCGTAAATGCTCAAGTCAATTTTATGAATATTCattaactttatatatatttctcacttttttaatcaaatttcagTTTGTTAAATTGTATCAAATATAATcattttatgaattatgtttaattaaataatgaaatgattattcCGTAACTATTTAAACAATCATgtcaattaaaaatgtttgatCACTTAATTAGGACGAATTAAAGTTTTGGCGAAGAtctttgaaatttaatataaattgaaagaaattggaatatAAATCCAACTTAGTTTGGAAggtattattatattaatattggAGACCTCAAATTTGCATTACTGCATTTTAAACTACATCAATGGAAGAGCCTCTAAGCATGGAATGAAGATTTAAACCTCAGTTTTTCTCGGTTTTTTTTGCTTGGTTGCATGGAAAAGGATGAACAGACTTTAAAGCTCATCTCCTCTCCATGAAGAAACCCCAATTAAGGAACAGGAAATCATCAACaatgaaaagggaaaaaaccaaaaagtaCCACCTAGTCTGGAGAAGATCTTGATCATCAACCTTATACCCCCATTTTCCAGGTTATGGCGAAGTTCTTTCCAACAGGTAAATCCAAACCTGCAACCTCTACCTTCAAAGTCGTCTTCTTGTCTTCTTCAAGGTCTTGCAGGTGCTTCTGTTCCAGTGAGCTGAGCTCTACATTGGAAGTACCGGGGGCAACTGGACTTCCATTGATTTCGAGAGCAGATGTGTTTACACTTCCTCCAAATCCCAACACGGTAATCTTCTCAATTTTCCAGCCCTTCTCTAAAGCAAATTTGCCCTCCTGAACTTCTGACCAGACCTTCACGGTACCCTGGTTCATGGTTGCGTATAATTCGACATACGTTGAATACCCGTTTCCGAGTTTCATTTCTGGAAGTTCATCGTTGTCGAGATAAATGGTTCCTTTGGCTTGTCCTTCGGTCGCCCCCGCAGGGAAGGTCACTATGAGACTGAATGGCGTCATTCTAGCTTCCTTAGAGATCATCCCACCTTGCTGCATTGGTAATATGGTATTCTGATACAAATGTACATTAACCTCATTCAAAGGTGCATCGAGGGTAAAGTACTGTCCCTTTGACACAATGGTTTGTGTCATATCAAACATACCGTACCAAGAACCTGGGGGGAAGAGTGCTTTAACCTCTGTTTTGCCCTGCTCAAGCACTGGAGACACCATGAGACTGTTTCCTAGCAAGAATTGGGTGCTCAGCCCGTAGCACTCTTTGTAAGTAGGGAACGAGAAGAAAAGGGGCCTGGCTATTGGTGCTCCACTTATATGAGCCTCATAGGTCAGCGTGTAGAGGTAAGGGAGAAGTTTATACCTCATACCTAGAGCATTTCGAGCAGATTTGGCTACAGTGTCCCATTGATACAGCTCCTGTCTCGGGGAGTAGTAATTTGCATGATCTCTAGAGAAGGGGTAAAAAGCACCAACTTCGATCCAACGGTTACACAGCTCTTCTGTTGGAGCAGGATAGAACCCACATATATCTGAACCAACCATTGGAACCCCAAATATACCAAAATTCAGCATAGTAGATATTGAATACTTCAAATCTTCCCAAGTGCCCTTGTTATCACCTGTCCAGTGCGCAGCATACTTTCCTGAACCAACATATGTAGAGCGTGACAATATAAACGGTCGTTTGCCCTCAAGCCCTTGGAGAGCCTTGTGAGTTGCAATGGATTGAGAAAAGCCATAAAGACTATGAGCATCATATTCTAAAACACCATTGTAGTGAACTGCACTAGTGGCAATAGTTTTGAACCCTATTGGCACCTGCAACCCTGAAGCATTTATCTTGTATGGTGGATCATCCCATCTTGTATTTGTTATGTTCTTGCAGTCCAAGCAACAGATCCAACCAGGTCCAGTCCCACTGGGACACTGCTTGCCCTTTGGAATTTCACACTTCCCACTACAGAAATTTGAAGCTTCATTCATGTCAATCCAGAGCCCATCAACAGGGACAAGTTCATGAAAGCGTCTAATTTCATCGCCCCACCATGCAACTGTTTTAGGGTTGAGGAAGTCCGGGAAATTAACAGCCCCAGGCCAAACCTGGGCCAAGTAAGGCTCACCCTCATACTTTATAAAAACATCATTGGTAATGCCTCTTTGATAAACACCATAACTAGAATTAACAGCAATTCCAGGATCAATAATGACAATGTATTTCATGCCTATGTTATGTATTTTTTCAAGGAATGCCAGAAGCTTTGGACGAGGGTAGTTGTTGGGGTTGAGGGTGAAGTCCTTATGGCCATCCATATGATCATCGTCATTCCAGATCACATCAAGCGGGATCTTAGCCTTCTTGTAGTTCtcaacaacatcttcaactACAGAGAGGTTATGGTATCCCCATCGACATTGGTGAAACCCTGTACATCAAATACATACAAACaaaattatgaatatattttattcatctcgactaaaactaaaaaaaggCCTTCAAGCACCTCCTGTTTAATTATCAGAATTAGCAACAGTACAGTAGGAGAAGAAAATACTTGAGGAGTTAGTTGAATTATCTCTAAAGTGACGGTACAAGCATCAATtaacatgaaaatgaaaatctaaTGACCGAATATATTTGTTGTTCTCTTGTCTCTTTAACTTAGTCCCATTTTCACAAAATGAAGAAACAAGTTCATATCATGTGTTGGGGTAATAATTTGCAGCAAAAGATTGTAATGGCATGAGGATTCAGGAAATTTCTAACGACATCTAAGCGACACGACTGCAAAGGATTTTCCGTAACTCAAGTACAGATGTTACCATTTTACCTATAATTCATGACAAGCAGTGGCAACTCCACATGCTAGTGCCAACATACGAACACATTAAtcaattttatcttgtgataTTTATCACTTGCAAGCTGTGTGATAGTACATGAGAAAGCAACTGTCACTAACAAGCCTCAGAGTCACATGAGAGTCTTACTCTTTAGTATTCACACATGGTGCCTTTGCTAAGGTAAAAGGAGCAGAAGTAGTAGTTTTTTACTTTGATCATGCATCTACCAACACAAAAGGTGCTATAATATGAAGGCAGCACATACTAGTTCACTTTAGTTACCCCACATGCTAAGTACTCTAAACAGAGCTTTGGACCATGTGTCATAAACAAATGCTTGAGGGTGCACACATCTAAGGTTAGAATCAAGTTAGGGCC containing:
- the LOC18610494 gene encoding alpha-xylosidase 1; translated protein: MSSPSSLLSLSSLYVLLVLISCFSGGYSSSSSTPTKIGKGYRLIAIEETPDGGFLGHLQVKQKNKIYGPDIPLLQLYVKHETQDRLRVYITDAEKQRWEVPYNLLPREQPPSSKQTIGRSRKNPITVSELSGSELIFCYTADPFSFAVKRKSNGQTLFNSSSGGSASFGELVFKDQYLEISTQLPKDASLYGLGENTQPHGIKLYPNDPYTLYTTDVSAINLNTDLYGSHPVVMDLRNVGGEPFAHAVLLLNSNGMDVFYTGTSLTYKVIGGVFDFYFFAGPTPLGVVDQYTSFIGRPAPMPYWSLGFHQCRWGYHNLSVVEDVVENYKKAKIPLDVIWNDDDHMDGHKDFTLNPNNYPRPKLLAFLEKIHNIGMKYIVIIDPGIAVNSSYGVYQRGITNDVFIKYEGEPYLAQVWPGAVNFPDFLNPKTVAWWGDEIRRFHELVPVDGLWIDMNEASNFCSGKCEIPKGKQCPSGTGPGWICCLDCKNITNTRWDDPPYKINASGLQVPIGFKTIATSAVHYNGVLEYDAHSLYGFSQSIATHKALQGLEGKRPFILSRSTYVGSGKYAAHWTGDNKGTWEDLKYSISTMLNFGIFGVPMVGSDICGFYPAPTEELCNRWIEVGAFYPFSRDHANYYSPRQELYQWDTVAKSARNALGMRYKLLPYLYTLTYEAHISGAPIARPLFFSFPTYKECYGLSTQFLLGNSLMVSPVLEQGKTEVKALFPPGSWYGMFDMTQTIVSKGQYFTLDAPLNEVNVHLYQNTILPMQQGGMISKEARMTPFSLIVTFPAGATEGQAKGTIYLDNDELPEMKLGNGYSTYVELYATMNQGTVKVWSEVQEGKFALEKGWKIEKITVLGFGGSVNTSALEINGSPVAPGTSNVELSSLEQKHLQDLEEDKKTTLKVEVAGLDLPVGKNFAITWKMGV